A single Anopheles maculipalpis chromosome 3RL, idAnoMacuDA_375_x, whole genome shotgun sequence DNA region contains:
- the LOC126562504 gene encoding zinc transporter ZIP11: MIQGYGSVTQALLGTLLTWGLTALGSGLVVLLRGNQRKSLDISLGFAAGVMIAASFWSLLAPAIELAESSHMYGSKGEFAFIPVAVGFLLGAIFVYGTDKVISYLGINSPTMMIALTHANKDKADIAMDDQVSAEHGRSSYAGVVAPNSTDHALAIGMDSFADCLNAQHGSTVSRKRRKGSSTASAKEHSVYTNNSQSQLDAQLSQWKRIMLLVVAITVHNIPEGLAVGVSFGAIGTTESATFEAARNLAIGIGIQNFPEGLAVSLPLHAAGFSLGKSFWYGQLSGMVEPIFGVLGAVAVSLATIILPYALSFAAGAMIYIVADDILPEAHASDNGQIATWGTIAGFVVMMCLDVGLG; encoded by the exons ATGATACAAGGTTACGGATCGGTCACACAAGCCCTGCTGGGAACGCTATTAACATGGGGATTAACGGCCCTTGGTTCCGGACTAGTGGTACTGTTGCGAGGCAATCAAAGGAAATCGTTAGACATTTCACTTGGTTTTGCGGCCGGTGTCATGATTGCTGCCTCGTTCTGGTCGCTGTTGGCGCCAGCAATTGAACTGGCGGAAAGTTCGCACATGTATGGAAGCAAGGGCGAGTTCGCCTTCATCCCGGTAGCGGTAGGATTTCTGCTAGGCGCTATTTTTGTGTATGGTACAGACAAAGTCATCTCTTACTTGGGCATAAACAGCCCAACAATGATGATTG CGCTAACTCACGCAAACAAAGACAAAGCTGACATCGCGATGGACGATCAAGTGTCTGCGGAACATGGCAGAAGTTCGTACGCCGGTGTGGTGGCCCCCAATTCCACCGACCATGCATTGGCAATCGGAATGGATAGCTTCGCGGATTGTCTTAACGCACAACACGGTAGCACGGTTTCGCGTAAGCGCAGGAAAGGAAGTTCTACCGCATCGGCCAAAGAACATTCGGTGTACACAAACAACAGCCAAAGCCAGCTGGATGCACAACTATCCCAATGGAAGCGAAtcatgctgctggtggtggccaTCACTGTACACAACATACCGGAAGGTTTGGCAGTGGGCGTCAGTTTTGGTGCGATTGGAACAACGGAATCGGCAACATTTGAAGCGGCCAG GAATCTTGCCATTGGTATAGGTATACAGAATTTCCCAGAAGGATTAGCGGTCAGTTTGCCGTTACACGCCGCCGGATTTAGCCTGGGGAAAAGCTTTTGGTACGGGCAGTTGTCGGGTATGGTGGAACCGATATTTGGCGTGCTTGGTGCTGTTGCCGTCAGTCTCGCTACTATCATACTGCCATACGCGCTTTCTTTCGCTGCCGGTGCCATGATCTACATAGTGGCGGACGATATACTGCCGGAAGCACATGCCAG TGATAACGGTCAAATTGCAACCTGGGGCACGATTGCAGGATTTGTAGTGATGATGTGCTTAGATGTGGGGCTTGGATAA
- the LOC126561209 gene encoding uncharacterized protein LOC126561209: MEDIWHDVLLWMCTFCGLCVMLYICTVRANRKLWKGRLGQNLSPKPNPAGNLPISVYIIQPPDTKLAPCVVHLNYDALLLKDTKIREGQQLRLDNSFLHGSTHCLV, from the exons ATGGAGGATATCTGGCACGACGTGCTATTGTGGATGTGCACGTTTTGTGGTCTTTGTGTTATG CTGTATATTTGTACCGTAAGGGCAAATCGTAAGCTGTGGAAAGGACGACTTGGTCAAAACCTGAGTCCGAAGCCCAATCCTGCAG GTAACCTGCCAATATCGGTGTACATAATTCAACCTCCAGATACGAAGCTAGCGCCCTGCGTGGTACATTTAAATTACGACGCTTTGCTGTTGAAGGACACGAAAATTCGGGAAGGACAACAACTTCGACTAGACAATTCCTTTCTGCACGGCAGTACCCATTGTTTGGTATGA